GCAGTTCATGCACAGTGGCGCAGAACTCCTGCACATCGTTGGGCTTGTGGATCAAGGCTCTGGCTCCGGCTGCAATCGCAGCCTGCTCGATTTCGGCCGTCACATAGCCGGAAGCCAGTGCAACCGGCAGTTGAGGGTTGATCTGCAGGGCCTGTCTGAGCAGGTCCAGGCCGCTGAAGCCGGGCATGTTGTAGTCGGTGACTATGAGGTCAAAACGCTGTGGCTCCTCATGCAGCGCGGCCATGGCCTCATGAGGATCGGTAAAGCCCGAGACTTCATAGCCGCGACGGCGCAGCAGGCGCTGAAACAGAAAGACCAGAGCCTGATCGTCGTCCACATACATGACATGGCTGGAGCGCGTGGCCAGGACAGGTTCGGGCAGCGGGGCTTCGGGCTTGTCCATGCGCATGGGCGGCAGCGTAGAGTGACTGGAAGTCGGGTCGCTGAGAGGAAAGTACAGCGTGAAGCAACTGCCCTGGCCCAGTTCGCTGTGCACATCGACAGCGCCGCCATGTGTGCGCATCACGCCATGTACGACCGAGAGGCCCAGGCCTGTGCCCTGGCCGACCGGTTTGGTGGTGAAAAAAGGCTCGAAGATGCGTCGCTGAGTCACGACGTCCATGCCGGGGCCAGAGTCCTGCACCATAAAGACCAGGTATTCGGCCACGGCCAGACCCAGGCGTTCGCATTGGTAGCTGTCGGGAGCAATGCGCATGGCCCGCATCTGGATGATGCCGCGCTGACTGCCAATGGCCTGCATGGCGTTGTTGCAGAGATTGAACAGCGCCTGTTCCACCTGAGTGGGGTCGGCCAGCAGCGGCGGCAGATCGTTGGACTCCTGCACCTGCAGCTCTATGGAGGGAGGCAGAGTCACGCGCAGCAGGCGAGCCGTGTCGGACATGACTTCCTGCACCTGAACCGGACGGCGTTCGGGCAGGTCATTGCGGCTGAAGGTCAGAATCTGGCGCACCAGATCGCGGGCGCGGCGACCGGCTTTTTCGATCTCGCGCAGGCTTTCCATGGCAGCCGGGTTGCTGGAGCTATCGGCCTTGGCCAGCTCCACATTACCCAGGATTGCGCCCACGATGTTGTTGAAGTCGTGGGCAATCCCGCCGGCCATGGTGCCTACGGCCTGCATCTTGTGGGATTCGCGCAGCTGGGTTTCCAGCGCATTGCGCTGGGCTTCGGCGCGATTGCGGCTGGTCAGGTCGCGCGCAAAGATGGTGGTGGTGTCGCCGCTGCTGTGGTGCTCGAAGGAGACGCTGATTTCCATGGGAATCTCACGCCCCGACAAGGTCAGACCCGTCATCTCGCCCAGCACGGCCTGTGTGGTCAGCGAGGAAAAAGCCAGTGCCCGAGCGGCATCGGGTAAAAAGCGCTCCAGCGGGCTGCCCAGGGCATCCTGAGGCGAGCACAGAAACAGGGCTGCCGCCGTGGGGTTGAAGACAGTGATGCGCTGGTGCTGATCGACGCAGATGATGGCGTCCAGCGCGGAGTTGATGACCGACTCCAGCCGTCTCTCGCTGGCATAGAGCTGCTGGTTGCGCTCTTGCAGCGCCTTGCGCTCGGCAAGCAGCGGGCCCTGGTTGACAACGGCACACAAATACTGCCAGGTGGCCGGGCCGTTTTGCTGGGGCACGACCACGCCGGCCACATGCAGGTCGCCGCAGAGCTCGAATTCTTCGGTGATCTGGAACAGAACCTCGTGCACCTCGGCGCGTCCCATCGCCTTGGCCTGCTCGAAGGCCGTAGTCACGCGCTCTG
This region of Comamonas thiooxydans genomic DNA includes:
- a CDS encoding PAS domain-containing sensor histidine kinase, with protein sequence MSSSEPTPPPLLPVIDGGLPLHALLAPGAAPLGLSANTQPLVPEDEDPLQALVAELRNYQHELELQNEVLNYSQAVAESASERFETLFASIPLPLLVVDEYDMVVQANAMAHRAFQPTEKDRLLINFKPFVHVNDAERVTTAFEQAKAMGRAEVHEVLFQITEEFELCGDLHVAGVVVPQQNGPATWQYLCAVVNQGPLLAERKALQERNQQLYASERRLESVINSALDAIICVDQHQRITVFNPTAAALFLCSPQDALGSPLERFLPDAARALAFSSLTTQAVLGEMTGLTLSGREIPMEISVSFEHHSSGDTTTIFARDLTSRNRAEAQRNALETQLRESHKMQAVGTMAGGIAHDFNNIVGAILGNVELAKADSSSNPAAMESLREIEKAGRRARDLVRQILTFSRNDLPERRPVQVQEVMSDTARLLRVTLPPSIELQVQESNDLPPLLADPTQVEQALFNLCNNAMQAIGSQRGIIQMRAMRIAPDSYQCERLGLAVAEYLVFMVQDSGPGMDVVTQRRIFEPFFTTKPVGQGTGLGLSVVHGVMRTHGGAVDVHSELGQGSCFTLYFPLSDPTSSHSTLPPMRMDKPEAPLPEPVLATRSSHVMYVDDDQALVFLFQRLLRRRGYEVSGFTDPHEAMAALHEEPQRFDLIVTDYNMPGFSGLDLLRQALQINPQLPVALASGYVTAEIEQAAIAAGARALIHKPNDVQEFCATVHELLNP